Genomic DNA from Thiosocius teredinicola:
AACTGCTGAGCCGAGCGCATCACCCTTCGATGATGTGACCGACGAACTTGCTGGTGTCGTTGAGTACGTCGCCGCCACGACGAAAGCCCAGTCCGCACGCCTCCCAGGCATAGAACACGCCTGCCTGGTAATTCTGTCCGGCAGGATCCTGCGCAAACTCGGCGCGTTCTTGGTAGATCGCCTTGTGGTGCGCATACGGTCCATCGGTCTCGGCGATCAGCTTGCCGTGCGCGTCGATCAGTTGCAGGTTGGCGCCTTCTCGGCCGAACAGTTTTTTGCAGACCTGTGGTGTGCCCGACAGCGGTTCGAAATCGGTGCGTAATAGATAGGGTGAATCCGGAAAGGCGTCGAACATCAGCTTGAGTATGCCTTTGCTCTGAAACAGCAGGGTGTAGGCCGGGTTCAGGATGCGTGTACGGCCATGTCTGCTGACCTTGTCCAGCAGTCGGGTGAGTTCCAGTTCCTCGGCGGCGATGTCTTCCCAAGGGAACAGTTTGAACCAGTAGTCGGCCAGCTGCTGGTCCTTGTTGAATACGCCGTCTTCGGCATTGAAGCCGGCTTCGTGCATGTAGCAGAAGTCGGTATAGAAACCCGCGTCGTGCGCGACCTGCTGCAGGTAACGCACGGTACGTTCATCTTCAGGCATGCCGCCGACGCTGGAGAACAGGATCTTTTGGCCGGCGTAGCGCTCGGCGAACTCATCAGGCGGGTGATCGCCGGTGATCAGGCGGCGGAAGTTTTCCTTGAGCATCTCGTGCAGATTGTTGAACTGCCGTGTCGCGTCCATGTCGTTGGCTTTGAGCATGGCCCATTGCACGATGGATGTTTCGAACAGGCTGGTCGGTGTGTCTGCGTTGAACTCGATCAGCTTGATCGGCAAGCCATCGAGGCCGCCGGCGAAATCGAACCGCCCATAGAGATGACGATCGTCGCGCTCCCAACTCTCTTCAATCTGACGCACCAGGTTCGACGGGATGCCCAGCTCGAGATAGCGCTGTTCGTCGATCACATGCTGCGCGGTTTCGACGAACATATCGTACAGGGTGTTGGCCGCATCGTAGTAGGCCTCGGCTTCGGCCTCGCTGACCTGCAGCAGCGTACTGTCGACGTAGGGGCTGCCATCGCGGTCGGTGTGCCATACCAGGCCGATATCTTCCATCACCGCCTTGCTCAGCGGTTCGATCGGCAGCATCTTCACCATCGCGGGTCAGCCGCCGAATGAGCCAAAGCCGGAATTGGTGGAACGGCCGCTGCTGCCGCCGAAGAAACCGCTGCGCGGCTTGGAGCTGGCTGTCTGCTGGCGGTTGGCCGGTTGCGAAATGCTTGCGGTCGGTCGGCCGCCGCCGTAACTCTGTTGGGTGCGCTGAAAGTTGCTGTTCGAAGCCAGGCGGTTGGCCAGCATGCCGCCGATCAATGACCCGGCTGCCGCGGCGAGCAGTGTCTCGCCAAGTGACAGGCCGCCCGAATGCATCGCCGGGTCCTGGGTGAGTCGTGATGTGCCTTGTTCGACGCGTGCAGCCTCTTCGGCAGCGATCCGTTTGAGCTCGTCTTCCGACAGGAAGCGTTCGGTACCATCGGGTTGGCGCAGGATGGCGCGTGTCGGGCCGGTGGTCGGGTGCTTTTCGAGCAGTTTATAGGTGTCGGGGTTCGCGCCGGTCTGTTCGATCACGAGGAAGAAGGTCTGCTCGACCCCGCCGCTCGCGCCGTCGAAGCCGCTGGCTGCCGGCGGTGTTGGCCCTTGATCGGTGCAGCCGTGCAGGCTGGCGACCACGGTCAGGCCGAGGCTGCCGGCGATCGAATAGGAGAGGGCTTTCTTGATGTGGCGCATGCGTGATCGTCCTGTACTGCATCGAGAGTTTCGGCGCGACAGTTTACGGGATTGTGTATTGAGCGTCCCACGGCATGCCTGGGGAAATGCCGACCGCGCACTGCATCGACGGCATTGCACGATGTGCTTACGTCGACGGCTCGATTCGGGCATAATTCGCGGTTCAGTGGCGGACCCGTTGGTCTCCCGCGACAATAGATTGTGAACCCGGTCAGGCCCGGAAGGGAGCAGCCGCAGCAGTTGATTTGTGCGCCGGGAATCGCTGGCGGGGCCGCCGCCCTTCATTTCCCCCTCGTCTGTCGCCGGATTCCTGTCGTCGCCTGTTGCCTTGGGTTAGACTTGGCCGAGCCTTCAGTCGGATCTCGTTATCGCCCGGATGTCTTACCAGGTACTCGCCAGAAAATGGCGCCCACGCAGTTTCGCCGAGATGGTCGGTCAGGAACATGTGGTGC
This window encodes:
- a CDS encoding glutathionylspermidine synthase family protein, translating into MVKMLPIEPLSKAVMEDIGLVWHTDRDGSPYVDSTLLQVSEAEAEAYYDAANTLYDMFVETAQHVIDEQRYLELGIPSNLVRQIEESWERDDRHLYGRFDFAGGLDGLPIKLIEFNADTPTSLFETSIVQWAMLKANDMDATRQFNNLHEMLKENFRRLITGDHPPDEFAERYAGQKILFSSVGGMPEDERTVRYLQQVAHDAGFYTDFCYMHEAGFNAEDGVFNKDQQLADYWFKLFPWEDIAAEELELTRLLDKVSRHGRTRILNPAYTLLFQSKGILKLMFDAFPDSPYLLRTDFEPLSGTPQVCKKLFGREGANLQLIDAHGKLIAETDGPYAHHKAIYQERAEFAQDPAGQNYQAGVFYAWEACGLGFRRGGDVLNDTSKFVGHIIEG